In the genome of Cetobacterium ceti, one region contains:
- a CDS encoding DUF3798 domain-containing protein, with amino-acid sequence MKKILVSLFMMILSIISLGEEKYHIGIVTGTVSQSEDGLRGAEEAIKIYGSGDKGGEIVHITFPDNFMQEMETTISQIVSLADDPKMKVVIMGESIPGTVEAFRRIREKRPDIVLIANSPHEDPEMIVEVADLVTNPDSIARGYLIVDAAKKMGATKFMHISFPRHLSYELLSKRRNVMKSACEDLGLEFIEMTAPDPVSDVGVAGAQQYILEQMPTWLKKYGKDTAFFATNDAHTEPLLKMVAEKGGYFVEADLPSPTMGYPGALGINFSEDEKGNWPKILKKVETSVKEKKADGRMGTWAYSYNFSTVVALVDHSKKVIDDGVEPSDFDSLKESLAKYTPGSKWNGSNYTDVRGIEKDNFYLLYQDTYVLGKGYLGMTDVEVPEKYFSVK; translated from the coding sequence ATGAAAAAAATATTAGTATCTTTATTTATGATGATTCTAAGTATTATTTCTTTGGGAGAGGAAAAATATCATATTGGAATTGTTACAGGAACAGTTTCTCAATCAGAAGATGGATTAAGAGGTGCTGAAGAAGCCATTAAAATATATGGCTCTGGAGATAAAGGGGGAGAAATAGTACATATAACATTTCCTGATAACTTTATGCAGGAAATGGAAACTACAATATCTCAAATTGTAAGTTTAGCCGATGATCCTAAAATGAAAGTTGTTATTATGGGAGAATCTATTCCTGGAACTGTGGAAGCTTTTAGAAGAATAAGGGAAAAAAGACCTGATATAGTTTTAATTGCAAACTCCCCCCATGAAGATCCTGAAATGATTGTTGAGGTTGCTGATTTAGTTACTAATCCAGATAGTATTGCTAGGGGATATTTAATTGTAGATGCTGCTAAAAAAATGGGGGCAACAAAATTTATGCATATTTCTTTTCCAAGACACTTAAGTTATGAGTTACTTTCTAAAAGAAGAAATGTAATGAAATCTGCATGTGAAGATTTAGGTCTTGAGTTTATTGAAATGACTGCACCAGATCCAGTTAGTGATGTTGGTGTAGCAGGAGCACAACAATATATTTTAGAGCAAATGCCCACTTGGCTTAAAAAATATGGTAAGGACACTGCATTTTTTGCAACTAATGATGCTCATACTGAGCCTCTTTTAAAAATGGTTGCAGAAAAGGGTGGATACTTTGTAGAAGCTGATCTTCCATCACCTACTATGGGTTACCCAGGAGCTCTTGGAATTAATTTTTCTGAAGATGAAAAAGGTAATTGGCCAAAAATTTTAAAGAAAGTGGAAACAAGTGTAAAAGAGAAAAAAGCTGATGGAAGAATGGGAACATGGGCTTATTCTTATAACTTTTCTACAGTTGTTGCTCTAGTTGACCACAGTAAAAAAGTAATAGATGATGGTGTTGAGCCAAGTGATTTTGATAGTCTTAAGGAATCTTTAGCTAAGTATACTCCAGGTTCAAAATGGAATGGTAGTAACTATACAGATGTTAGAGGAATCGAAAAAGATAATTTTTACTTATTATATCAAGATACATATGTTTTAGGAAAAGGATATTTAGGAATGACAGATGTTGAAGTTCCTGAAAAGTATTTTTCTGTAAAATAA
- a CDS encoding RbsD/FucU family protein: MLKNIPKNISPALLKILCEMGHGDEIVIGDGNFPGASLNNNVIRYDSSDICDILDSILYLFPLDEYVDSPVALMATGSEYIGSPDIWKSYEGILKKHKFSGKISKIDRFDFYNRAKQAFGIIATGEGKIYANIILKKGVVK; the protein is encoded by the coding sequence ATGTTAAAAAATATTCCTAAAAATATTTCTCCAGCTCTTTTAAAAATCCTTTGTGAAATGGGACATGGAGATGAAATAGTTATTGGTGATGGAAATTTTCCAGGAGCAAGTTTAAATAATAATGTTATTAGATATGATTCTAGTGATATTTGTGATATTTTAGATTCTATTTTATATCTTTTTCCTTTGGATGAATATGTAGATAGTCCTGTTGCTCTAATGGCAACAGGATCTGAATACATTGGTAGTCCTGATATTTGGAAATCCTATGAGGGTATTTTAAAAAAACATAAATTTTCTGGAAAGATTTCTAAAATCGATCGTTTTGATTTTTACAACCGAGCTAAACAAGCCTTTGGAATAATAGCAACGGGAGAAGGCAAAATATATGCCAATATTATTTTAAAAAAAGGTGTTGTTAAATAA
- a CDS encoding L-fucose isomerase gives MNRLNGELPKVGIRATIDGRRRGVRESLETQAMDMAKIVGKFIEDNLRYPSGEPVQCYIFEETIGRVPESARCEEAFKKNNVGVSLTVTPCWCYGTETIDTTPNIPKGIWGFNGTERPGAVYLAAAGAAHGQIGDPVFSIYGKDVQDSNDKTIPEDVKIKILNFIEAGLALALMKGKSYLSIGNVSMGIAGSIVNSDFFSDYLGMRNEYVDMVELKRRIDEKIYDEEEFEKALKWTKENCKEGEDCNNIEVQKTLEEKNKDWETVVKMTLIMRDLMIGNENLKKKGFLEEAEGHNAIVAGFQGQRQWTDYMPNGDFSEAILNSSFDWNGIREAFILATENDSLNGVAMLFGHLLTGRAQIFSDVRTFWSPEAIKRVTGKTLSGKGENGLIHLINSGSSSLDGTGEQMKDGKRLMKKFWEITPEEVTKCLNSTKWCEADLGYFRGGGFSSQFLTKGEMPITMTRINLIKRLGPVLQIAEGYAIDIPNDVHSILDRRTNFTWPSTWFAPILTGEGAFTDVHSVMDTWGANHGAISYGHVGDKFITLASMLRIPVAMHNVSDNRIFRPKVWSSFGTLDKESADYRACENFGPIYGKLKR, from the coding sequence ATGAATAGATTAAATGGAGAATTACCTAAGGTTGGAATAAGGGCTACAATAGATGGAAGAAGAAGAGGTGTCCGTGAATCTCTTGAAACTCAAGCTATGGATATGGCAAAAATAGTTGGGAAATTTATAGAGGATAATTTACGTTATCCAAGTGGTGAACCTGTTCAATGTTATATTTTTGAAGAAACAATTGGAAGAGTTCCTGAAAGTGCTCGATGTGAAGAGGCTTTTAAAAAAAATAATGTAGGAGTTTCTTTAACTGTTACACCTTGTTGGTGTTATGGAACTGAAACAATTGATACTACCCCAAATATTCCAAAAGGAATTTGGGGATTTAATGGAACTGAAAGACCTGGAGCTGTTTATTTAGCAGCAGCAGGAGCAGCTCATGGACAAATTGGAGATCCTGTATTTTCAATTTATGGAAAAGATGTACAAGATAGTAATGATAAAACTATTCCTGAAGATGTGAAAATAAAAATATTAAATTTCATTGAAGCTGGATTAGCCCTTGCTCTAATGAAAGGAAAATCTTATTTATCCATTGGAAATGTTTCCATGGGAATTGCAGGGTCTATTGTAAATTCTGATTTTTTCTCAGATTATTTAGGTATGAGAAATGAATATGTTGATATGGTTGAACTTAAAAGAAGAATAGATGAGAAAATTTATGATGAAGAAGAATTTGAAAAAGCATTAAAGTGGACTAAGGAGAATTGTAAAGAGGGAGAAGATTGTAATAATATTGAGGTTCAAAAAACTTTAGAAGAAAAAAATAAAGATTGGGAAACTGTTGTTAAAATGACTCTTATTATGAGAGATTTAATGATAGGAAATGAAAATCTTAAGAAAAAAGGATTCCTAGAAGAAGCCGAAGGTCATAATGCCATTGTTGCCGGTTTCCAAGGCCAAAGACAATGGACAGATTATATGCCTAATGGTGATTTTTCTGAGGCAATTTTAAATTCCTCATTTGATTGGAATGGAATAAGAGAAGCTTTTATCCTTGCAACAGAAAATGATTCCTTAAATGGAGTGGCTATGCTATTCGGACATCTTTTAACTGGCCGAGCTCAAATTTTTTCTGATGTGAGAACTTTTTGGTCTCCAGAAGCTATAAAAAGAGTTACTGGGAAAACTCTTAGTGGCAAAGGTGAAAATGGTCTTATTCATCTTATTAATTCTGGTTCTTCCTCCCTTGATGGTACAGGAGAACAAATGAAGGATGGAAAAAGACTTATGAAAAAATTCTGGGAAATCACTCCAGAAGAAGTTACAAAATGTTTAAATTCTACAAAATGGTGTGAAGCTGATCTTGGTTATTTTAGAGGTGGAGGATTCTCTTCCCAATTTTTAACAAAGGGTGAAATGCCTATTACCATGACAAGAATTAATTTAATAAAGAGGCTTGGTCCTGTTTTACAAATTGCTGAAGGATATGCCATAGATATTCCTAATGATGTTCATTCTATTTTAGATAGAAGAACTAATTTCACTTGGCCTAGTACTTGGTTTGCACCTATTTTAACTGGAGAAGGAGCTTTCACTGATGTCCATTCAGTTATGGATACTTGGGGAGCCAATCACGGAGCTATATCATATGGTCATGTGGGGGATAAATTTATAACTTTAGCTTCTATGCTAAGAATTCCTGTGGCTATGCACAATGTTTCTGATAATAGAATATTTAGACCTAAGGTGTGGAGCTCTTTTGGAACTCTGGATAAAGAATCTGCTGATTATAGAGCTTGTGAAAACTTTGGTCCTATATATGGAAAATTAAAGAGGTAG
- a CDS encoding iron-containing alcohol dehydrogenase produces the protein MLQMRKIYWPSINILGPGSLKEAILETKKMNLGKALIVTDKVLYKNGVFELLKNELETNNLDYCVFTDINPNPTTENIHKGLNEYIKNNCTYIIALGGGSPQDGGKAIGILATNGGKITDYDGLFKSKHKSAPIISINTTAGTASEVTINYVITDEIRKIKMVMVDPNSLATIAVNDPLLMVGKPKDLTGATGMDALTHAIEAYITKGAYELSDTLSLEAIKLIGQSLEKAVANGEDLEARSQMAWGSYIAGLAFSNCGLGLVHSMAHQLGSQYDLPHGTANAILLPIVMKYNISENYEKFEKIAKALGRNLNNKSSEEKAYEAILAVEELSNKINIPKLKDTDFNMEDIPKLSKQAFEDICLGGNPREVSIEDIQNLYKKAYNK, from the coding sequence ATGTTACAAATGAGAAAAATCTATTGGCCCTCTATAAATATTTTAGGTCCTGGAAGTTTAAAAGAAGCTATTTTAGAAACTAAAAAAATGAACTTAGGAAAAGCTCTTATTGTTACAGATAAAGTTTTATATAAAAATGGAGTTTTTGAGCTATTAAAAAACGAACTAGAAACTAATAATCTAGATTATTGTGTTTTTACTGATATAAATCCTAATCCCACAACGGAAAATATCCATAAGGGATTAAATGAATATATAAAAAATAATTGTACTTATATTATTGCTCTAGGTGGAGGTTCCCCCCAAGATGGAGGGAAAGCTATTGGAATTTTAGCCACCAACGGGGGTAAAATTACCGATTATGATGGTTTATTTAAATCTAAACATAAAAGTGCTCCTATTATTTCTATAAATACCACTGCTGGTACAGCTTCTGAAGTTACAATTAACTATGTTATTACAGATGAAATTAGAAAAATTAAAATGGTTATGGTTGATCCTAATTCTCTTGCTACTATAGCTGTTAACGATCCTCTTTTAATGGTTGGGAAACCAAAAGATTTAACTGGAGCTACTGGTATGGATGCTTTAACTCATGCTATAGAAGCATACATTACAAAGGGAGCTTACGAATTAAGTGATACCTTATCCCTTGAAGCTATTAAATTAATAGGACAATCTTTAGAAAAAGCTGTTGCAAATGGAGAAGATTTAGAAGCTAGATCTCAAATGGCTTGGGGTTCATATATTGCTGGATTAGCTTTTTCTAATTGTGGTTTAGGTTTAGTTCACTCTATGGCTCATCAATTAGGTTCCCAATATGATTTACCCCACGGAACTGCCAATGCTATTTTATTACCTATAGTTATGAAATATAATATTTCTGAAAATTATGAAAAATTTGAAAAAATTGCAAAGGCTCTTGGAAGAAATTTAAATAATAAATCTTCTGAAGAAAAAGCCTATGAAGCTATTTTAGCCGTAGAAGAATTAAGCAACAAAATAAATATACCAAAATTAAAAGATACTGATTTCAATATGGAAGATATTCCTAAACTTTCTAAACAAGCTTTTGAAGATATTTGTTTAGGAGGAAATCCACGGGAAGTTTCCATTGAAGATATTCAAAATCTTTATAAAAAAGCATACAATAAATAA
- a CDS encoding ABC transporter substrate-binding protein: MKKNYLRKVLLGSLLLSGFSFSFSTTIEMVSKGYQHEFWKTVELGAKDAGKKAGVEVNFIGPEKESEVGKQVGMVENGINKKVDIIALAALDANALFPVAKKAKDRGINIVTFDSNVRGGLEKSFVATDNVAAAGKAAAFLAKEINYEGKVAIVAHNAGTSTTIDREKGFREEMKKYPKIKILNTQFSDGDKSKALAITQDIMLANPDLKGVFGTNEGAAVGAARAIEEKKMSDKVVLVGFDSSEDEIKYIKNGVMKGLVTQNPYMMGYKTIEAAVNVLNKKPVDKRIDTGSVLVTIDNLNDKEIQKILNPFNK, encoded by the coding sequence ATGAAAAAAAATTATTTAAGAAAAGTTTTATTAGGTTCATTACTTTTAAGCGGATTCTCTTTTAGTTTTTCTACAACTATTGAAATGGTTAGCAAGGGATATCAACATGAATTCTGGAAAACTGTTGAACTAGGTGCAAAGGATGCTGGAAAAAAAGCTGGGGTTGAAGTTAATTTCATTGGACCTGAGAAAGAAAGTGAAGTTGGCAAGCAAGTTGGTATGGTTGAAAATGGAATAAATAAAAAAGTCGATATTATTGCCCTTGCTGCTTTAGATGCCAATGCCCTTTTTCCTGTGGCTAAAAAGGCAAAGGATAGAGGAATAAATATTGTAACTTTTGACTCTAATGTTCGTGGAGGGTTAGAAAAAAGTTTTGTTGCAACGGATAATGTAGCTGCTGCTGGTAAAGCTGCTGCCTTCCTTGCTAAAGAAATTAATTATGAAGGTAAAGTAGCTATTGTGGCCCATAACGCAGGAACTTCAACTACTATTGATAGAGAAAAAGGCTTTAGAGAGGAAATGAAAAAATATCCTAAAATCAAAATTTTAAATACTCAATTTAGTGATGGAGATAAATCTAAAGCCTTAGCTATAACTCAAGATATTATGTTAGCTAATCCTGATTTAAAAGGTGTATTCGGAACTAATGAAGGGGCAGCTGTTGGAGCAGCTAGAGCCATTGAAGAGAAAAAAATGTCAGATAAAGTTGTTCTTGTAGGTTTTGACAGTTCAGAAGATGAAATAAAATATATAAAAAATGGAGTAATGAAAGGTCTTGTAACTCAAAATCCATATATGATGGGGTATAAAACCATTGAAGCTGCTGTTAATGTATTAAATAAAAAACCAGTGGATAAACGTATTGATACAGGTTCTGTTTTAGTTACAATAGATAATTTAAATGATAAGGAAATTCAAAAAATATTAAATCCATTTAATAAATAA
- a CDS encoding ABC transporter permease: MEISNSKTTFDFKKTFEKLAALSSLIVMMIFFSIFSEYFLTTTNLLTIALQTSVIGIIAIGQTIVIITGGIDLSVGSIVAFSGVTSGLLVERGIPLVLALILGVLIGAGVGILNGILISKASLPPFIATLGMMMLLRGFTLALTNGMPISSFDDSFVYLAGGTILGIPNPVIYFIGLGLIFNFILKRTVLGKDIYAIGSNEEAARLSGVNIIKTKLAVYGFCGFLSGISGIILASRLISAQPTEGAGYELDAVAAVVIGGASLSGGKGNIIGTIIGAFIMSTLRNGLNMMNVSGFWQQFVVGIVLLLAVYVDQKRKK; encoded by the coding sequence GTGGAAATTTCAAATTCTAAAACTACTTTTGATTTTAAAAAAACTTTTGAAAAATTAGCAGCTTTAAGTAGTTTAATTGTTATGATGATTTTCTTTTCAATTTTTTCAGAATATTTCCTAACAACAACTAATTTATTAACAATTGCTTTACAAACTTCAGTTATTGGAATTATAGCTATTGGACAAACCATTGTTATTATCACAGGAGGCATTGATCTTTCTGTGGGATCAATTGTTGCATTTTCAGGAGTTACCAGTGGTTTATTAGTGGAAAGAGGAATTCCCCTTGTATTAGCTCTTATTTTAGGGGTGCTTATTGGAGCTGGAGTTGGAATTTTAAATGGAATTTTAATATCTAAAGCTTCTCTCCCTCCTTTTATTGCTACACTGGGAATGATGATGTTACTTAGAGGGTTTACTTTAGCTTTAACTAATGGGATGCCTATTTCAAGTTTTGATGATAGTTTTGTTTATTTGGCCGGTGGAACTATATTGGGTATTCCAAATCCAGTAATATACTTTATCGGACTTGGATTAATATTTAATTTTATTCTTAAACGAACTGTTTTGGGTAAAGATATTTATGCTATTGGAAGTAATGAAGAAGCTGCTAGATTATCCGGTGTAAATATTATTAAAACAAAACTTGCAGTTTATGGTTTTTGTGGATTTCTTTCTGGAATTTCTGGAATTATTCTTGCTTCCCGTTTAATCTCTGCCCAGCCTACAGAGGGAGCTGGATATGAACTTGATGCAGTTGCTGCTGTTGTAATAGGAGGAGCTAGTTTAAGTGGCGGTAAAGGGAATATTATTGGAACTATTATTGGAGCCTTTATTATGAGTACTCTTAGAAATGGCCTTAATATGATGAATGTTTCTGGATTCTGGCAGCAATTTGTAGTTGGTATTGTTTTACTATTGGCTGTATATGTAGATCAAAAACGAAAAAAATAA
- a CDS encoding sugar ABC transporter ATP-binding protein, with protein MENQLLLMKNIEKSFPGVKALEKAYLELNKGEVNVILGENGAGKSTLMKILTGVYTKDQGDIFLEGNLVHINNPKEAEKNGISIIYQEFNLLPHLKVSENIFVTRLPKNKFGLIDEKKLYYDCKNILNKLNLNINPNEIVENLSVAQQQMVEIAKALSVNCKILIMDEPTAALTEKEINDLFKVILDLKKQGVGIIYISHRMEELKHIADRVTIMRDGQYISTLDFKNTSLDEMISLMVGRSLENKFPKRNCKIGEISLEIKNISKKGKYKNISFNLKKGEILGIAGLMGSGRTEIARGIFGADPIDSGEIFLENNLLSIKTPTDAIKNGIAYLTEDRKKDGLLLSLTVEDNIMIANPNSYSNNFKICNFMKSKDICNKFINSMNIKTPSLNQTIRNLSGGNQQKVIIARWLCEDKKVLLIDEPTRGIDVGAKKEVYTLMNDLVSRGISIIMISSELPEILGMSDRVAIMREGEMTGIFDVKDLNQEKIMHYATIKK; from the coding sequence TTGGAAAATCAACTGCTTTTAATGAAAAATATTGAAAAAAGTTTTCCTGGAGTAAAGGCTCTAGAAAAAGCTTACTTGGAATTAAATAAAGGAGAGGTAAACGTAATCTTAGGAGAAAATGGAGCAGGGAAATCTACCCTTATGAAAATTTTAACTGGAGTATATACCAAAGATCAAGGAGATATTTTTTTAGAAGGTAATCTTGTTCATATAAATAATCCTAAAGAAGCGGAGAAAAATGGAATTAGTATTATTTATCAAGAATTTAATCTGCTTCCCCATTTAAAAGTTTCTGAAAATATTTTTGTAACTAGATTACCTAAAAATAAATTTGGGTTAATCGATGAAAAAAAATTATATTATGATTGTAAAAATATTTTAAATAAATTAAATTTAAACATTAATCCCAATGAAATTGTAGAAAATTTAAGTGTAGCACAACAACAAATGGTAGAAATTGCCAAAGCTCTATCTGTAAATTGTAAAATTTTAATTATGGATGAGCCTACTGCTGCCTTAACTGAAAAGGAAATTAATGATCTTTTTAAAGTTATTCTAGATTTAAAAAAACAAGGAGTTGGTATTATCTATATTTCTCATAGAATGGAAGAACTAAAACATATTGCTGATAGAGTTACTATTATGAGAGATGGTCAATATATTTCTACTTTAGATTTTAAAAATACCTCCCTTGATGAAATGATTAGTCTTATGGTAGGTAGAAGTTTAGAAAATAAATTTCCAAAAAGAAATTGTAAAATTGGAGAAATATCCTTAGAAATCAAAAATATTTCTAAAAAAGGAAAATATAAAAATATTTCCTTTAATCTAAAAAAAGGAGAAATTTTAGGTATAGCTGGTCTTATGGGATCAGGACGGACTGAAATTGCTAGAGGAATATTTGGTGCTGACCCTATAGATTCAGGAGAAATATTTCTAGAAAATAATTTGCTTTCTATTAAAACTCCAACTGATGCTATAAAAAATGGTATCGCTTACTTAACAGAAGATAGAAAAAAAGATGGCCTCCTTTTAAGTTTAACTGTTGAAGATAATATTATGATTGCTAATCCTAATTCCTACTCTAATAATTTTAAAATTTGTAATTTTATGAAATCTAAAGATATTTGTAATAAATTTATAAATTCTATGAATATTAAAACTCCTAGTTTAAATCAAACTATAAGAAATTTATCAGGAGGAAATCAACAAAAAGTTATTATTGCCCGTTGGCTTTGCGAAGATAAAAAAGTTTTACTTATTGATGAACCTACTCGTGGAATTGATGTTGGTGCTAAAAAAGAAGTTTATACTCTTATGAATGATTTAGTTAGTCGAGGAATTTCTATTATTATGATCTCTTCTGAACTTCCAGAAATTTTAGGAATGAGTGATCGAGTAGCTATTATGAGAGAGGGGGAAATGACAGGAATATTTGATGTTAAAGATTTAAATCAAGAAAAAATAATGCACTATGCCACAATAAAAAAATAA
- a CDS encoding rhamnulokinase, whose protein sequence is MVKSVLCFDLGASSGRAIIGKYINNKLILEEVHRFSTNTIEKNKDIYWDFFYLLKEIKKGIKIALEIDPNIKSIGIDTWGCDYGWLNSNGDLIGNPRSYRSNIPENIIQEVHEKISFEDHYSICGNGHFPFNSIYQIYMDINKNKILEKDAKEFLFMPNLFFYYLTGKKYWEYTIASTSGLLDAKEKTWSKKIFASLNFPNSIKKEITFPKNISWPLKKEILKELNLNKSIDVILIPGHDSACGVIGGELKNNWGFLINGTWSLLGIENNYPITDSSGIKKSIVNEGSINGNIRFMSMVLGTHILQRLKREWNIEFKDFETMASLSSITGEININEKFINPISMEGLIVSEYFNKYSIKLTSKNDILALAYNSLGYQYKQSLELIEDLSKKKIETLLLLGGGNQDNFLIETIKKYLNLPIEIGPVEASATGNALEQFKYIL, encoded by the coding sequence ATGGTTAAATCTGTCCTTTGCTTTGATTTAGGCGCTTCTAGTGGTCGAGCCATAATTGGTAAATATATAAATAATAAATTAATTTTAGAAGAAGTTCATCGTTTTTCTACAAATACAATTGAAAAAAATAAAGATATTTACTGGGATTTTTTTTATCTCTTAAAAGAAATAAAAAAAGGGATAAAAATAGCTTTAGAAATTGATCCTAATATTAAGTCTATTGGTATTGATACTTGGGGTTGTGATTATGGATGGCTTAATTCTAATGGAGACCTAATAGGAAATCCCCGTTCCTATAGGTCAAATATTCCTGAGAATATCATTCAAGAAGTTCATGAAAAAATTTCATTTGAAGATCACTATAGTATCTGTGGAAATGGCCATTTCCCATTTAATTCTATTTATCAAATTTACATGGACATAAATAAAAATAAAATTTTAGAAAAAGATGCTAAGGAATTTTTATTTATGCCTAATTTATTTTTTTATTATTTAACAGGGAAAAAATATTGGGAATATACTATTGCATCCACTTCTGGACTTTTAGATGCCAAGGAAAAAACGTGGTCTAAAAAAATATTCGCCAGTTTAAACTTTCCTAACTCTATAAAAAAAGAGATTACTTTTCCTAAAAATATCTCTTGGCCTTTAAAAAAAGAAATTCTAAAAGAACTTAATTTAAATAAATCCATTGATGTTATTCTTATTCCAGGACATGATTCTGCTTGTGGTGTTATTGGGGGGGAACTAAAAAATAATTGGGGATTTTTAATAAATGGCACCTGGTCTCTTTTAGGAATTGAAAATAATTATCCCATAACAGATTCAAGTGGTATTAAAAAATCCATTGTAAATGAAGGATCTATCAATGGAAATATTCGATTTATGTCTATGGTTTTAGGAACACATATTTTACAAAGATTAAAAAGAGAATGGAATATTGAATTTAAAGATTTTGAAACTATGGCTTCTTTATCTTCTATAACTGGAGAAATAAATATAAATGAAAAATTTATAAATCCAATAAGTATGGAGGGATTAATAGTTTCTGAATATTTTAATAAGTATTCTATAAAATTAACTAGTAAAAATGATATTTTAGCCCTTGCTTATAATAGTCTTGGGTATCAATATAAACAATCTTTAGAACTTATTGAAGATTTATCCAAGAAAAAAATAGAAACTCTTTTGCTCTTAGGTGGGGGAAATCAAGATAACTTCTTAATTGAAACCATTAAAAAATATTTGAATTTACCTATAGAAATTGGTCCTGTTGAAGCTTCTGCAACTGGAAATGCCCTAGAACAATTTAAATATATTTTATAA
- a CDS encoding L-fuculose-phosphate aldolase translates to MILEKERKQIITFSLKMLNDNLTNGTAGNISIFNKEKQLVAISPTGIPYDLLTPQDISIVDLNGNLIEGKAPSSELEMHLIFYRNRKEINSVIHGHTKYSTAIACLQKPLPAIDYMIALTGNFEVPCAPYASYGTKELGDNCFKTMGDGKACLLANHGITTVGENIESAYNILSQVEYIANLYILSKSIGEPIILDKYEIFNMIERFKNYGNK, encoded by the coding sequence ATGATATTAGAAAAGGAAAGAAAACAAATTATTACATTTTCTTTAAAAATGCTAAATGATAATTTAACAAATGGAACTGCTGGAAATATATCTATATTTAATAAAGAAAAACAACTTGTAGCCATTTCACCTACAGGAATTCCATATGATCTTTTAACTCCACAAGATATTTCTATAGTGGATTTAAATGGAAATTTAATTGAAGGTAAAGCTCCTAGTAGCGAACTTGAAATGCACCTTATTTTTTATAGAAATAGAAAAGAAATCAATTCTGTTATTCATGGCCATACAAAATATTCTACAGCTATTGCCTGTTTACAAAAACCTCTTCCTGCTATTGATTATATGATAGCTTTAACTGGAAATTTTGAAGTCCCTTGTGCTCCCTATGCAAGTTATGGAACTAAAGAGTTAGGAGATAATTGTTTTAAAACTATGGGCGATGGTAAAGCTTGTTTACTTGCTAATCATGGAATAACAACTGTTGGAGAAAATATTGAAAGTGCTTATAATATTCTTTCCCAAGTTGAGTATATAGCTAATTTATATATTTTATCCAAATCCATAGGAGAACCTATTATTTTAGACAAATATGAAATTTTCAATATGATTGAAAGATTTAAAAATTATGGAAATAAATAG